In Scophthalmus maximus strain ysfricsl-2021 chromosome 16, ASM2237912v1, whole genome shotgun sequence, the following proteins share a genomic window:
- the cbx1b gene encoding chromobox protein homolog 1b isoform X1 codes for MSLTTEPPNDGGPTVTEGESNKMIPAEKKDKKPDDVAEEEEEEEEYVVEKVLNRRVVKGRVEYLLKWKGFSEEDNTWEPDDNLDCPDLIAEFLQSQKTAHDGKRKAAGEADGDESKSKKKKDDTEKLRGFARGLDPERIIGATDSTGELMFLMKWKNSDEADLVPAKEANGKCPQVVISFYEERLTWHSYPTEDEKKEEKN; via the exons ATGAGCCTGACTACAGAGCCCCCTAACGATGGTGGTCCCACTGTTACAGAAG GAGAGAGCAACAAAATGATTCCGGCggagaagaaggacaagaagcCGGACGATgtggccgaggaggaggaggaggaggaagagtacGTGGTAGAGAAGGTCCTGAACCGGCGGGTGGTGAAAGGGAGAGTGGAGTATCTCCTCAAGTGGAAAGGCTTCTCCGA AGAAGACAACACGTGGGAGCCAGACGATAACTTGGACTGTCCAGATTTGATCGCGGAATTTCTGCAGTCCCAAAAAACGGCACACGACGGGAAGAGGAAGGCGGCCGGAGAGGCGGACGGAGACGAAAGTAaatcgaagaagaagaaagacgac ACGGAGAAGCTCAGGGGCTTCGCTCGAGGTCTGGATCCAGAGAGGATCATCGGTGCCACAGATTCCACAGGAGAACTCATGTTCCTCATGAAATG GAAAAACTCGGACGAGGCCGACCTGGTGCCGGCGAAGGAGGCCAACGGGAAGTGTCCGCAGGTGGTCATCTCGTTCTACGAGGAGCGACTCACTTGGCACTCGTATCCCACCGAGGacgagaagaaggaggagaagaactaG
- the cbx1b gene encoding chromobox protein homolog 1b isoform X2, whose translation MIPAEKKDKKPDDVAEEEEEEEEYVVEKVLNRRVVKGRVEYLLKWKGFSEEDNTWEPDDNLDCPDLIAEFLQSQKTAHDGKRKAAGEADGDESKSKKKKDDTEKLRGFARGLDPERIIGATDSTGELMFLMKWKNSDEADLVPAKEANGKCPQVVISFYEERLTWHSYPTEDEKKEEKN comes from the exons ATGATTCCGGCggagaagaaggacaagaagcCGGACGATgtggccgaggaggaggaggaggaggaagagtacGTGGTAGAGAAGGTCCTGAACCGGCGGGTGGTGAAAGGGAGAGTGGAGTATCTCCTCAAGTGGAAAGGCTTCTCCGA AGAAGACAACACGTGGGAGCCAGACGATAACTTGGACTGTCCAGATTTGATCGCGGAATTTCTGCAGTCCCAAAAAACGGCACACGACGGGAAGAGGAAGGCGGCCGGAGAGGCGGACGGAGACGAAAGTAaatcgaagaagaagaaagacgac ACGGAGAAGCTCAGGGGCTTCGCTCGAGGTCTGGATCCAGAGAGGATCATCGGTGCCACAGATTCCACAGGAGAACTCATGTTCCTCATGAAATG GAAAAACTCGGACGAGGCCGACCTGGTGCCGGCGAAGGAGGCCAACGGGAAGTGTCCGCAGGTGGTCATCTCGTTCTACGAGGAGCGACTCACTTGGCACTCGTATCCCACCGAGGacgagaagaaggaggagaagaactaG